The Thermosulfurimonas sp. F29 genome includes a window with the following:
- the tcmP gene encoding three-Cys-motif partner protein TcmP has protein sequence MSGRSEARPYWADLSWSDIDLASLYDEKWDLTGRIHTQTKLQILAQYYDIWLKIWNNQNWINRDWYYIDLFAGRGIYSLKTSDQITYWPGSPIIFLNCFAQFHRQGKFKKRTRVHLILVEKRASNAGVLQTLTHQFLGRYPELRDLCRIQIIQGDCNEVIHEVCASIPDKHKTLGNPLFIFIDPYGLQIKVDTLRTLLGLPNRKDIMFNFILEGVQRVRGFAERVKNKENVAIKELKTLKTLEEFMGADVNVIPKDSLEMLRFFVEKNFPGMKVVAYDMPYPHKRDVIYYLIFASRKGSITQIVKDVYARMKQRQHPSIWGPEIYKKNLFSVEADNGNTTPQEGIYRKSLLYRTKVEYSDWTINHFLGCMHGCRFPCYAFMMARRFGWVRSYEDWIRPRLVLNAMDLLYREWLKYGREIECVHLSFMTDPFMFDHREGKLAQTFVDMTLKIIRFLNEKGIRVTTLTKGYYPEEVRDLSKDNEYGITLISLNSKFKENFEPYSAPYKMRIESLKKLARAGFKTWVSIEPYPTPNIDPESSQIEKLLQQIDFVDRIIFGKLNYNVSSNAYHKYEEFYRKMSERVIEFCEKQGIKYHIKTGTPTP, from the coding sequence ATGAGCGGAAGATCCGAAGCAAGACCTTATTGGGCCGATCTCTCGTGGAGTGATATCGATCTTGCTTCCCTCTATGATGAAAAATGGGATCTTACCGGACGCATCCACACCCAAACCAAACTGCAAATCCTCGCTCAATATTATGACATCTGGCTAAAAATATGGAACAACCAGAATTGGATTAACCGAGACTGGTATTACATCGATCTCTTTGCCGGAAGAGGAATATACTCGCTGAAAACCTCTGATCAAATCACCTACTGGCCGGGATCTCCGATAATATTCCTTAATTGTTTCGCCCAATTTCATCGGCAGGGAAAATTTAAAAAAAGAACCCGCGTCCATCTCATTCTCGTGGAGAAAAGAGCTAGCAACGCTGGTGTTCTCCAAACTTTAACGCATCAGTTTCTCGGAAGATACCCGGAGCTAAGGGACCTCTGCCGAATACAGATCATTCAGGGGGACTGCAACGAGGTCATTCATGAAGTTTGCGCCAGCATCCCCGACAAGCATAAAACCCTGGGAAACCCTCTTTTTATTTTCATCGATCCTTACGGACTTCAGATAAAAGTAGACACGCTTAGAACTCTTCTTGGGCTTCCCAATCGCAAGGACATAATGTTCAACTTCATCCTGGAAGGGGTGCAGAGAGTAAGAGGGTTTGCCGAAAGGGTTAAGAATAAAGAAAATGTGGCGATCAAGGAACTCAAAACCTTAAAGACTCTCGAAGAGTTCATGGGGGCCGATGTGAATGTTATTCCCAAAGACAGCCTCGAAATGCTCAGATTTTTCGTAGAAAAAAACTTTCCGGGAATGAAAGTGGTAGCTTACGACATGCCCTACCCGCACAAAAGGGACGTAATCTATTACCTCATCTTTGCCTCTCGTAAAGGAAGCATCACCCAAATCGTTAAAGATGTTTATGCCAGGATGAAGCAACGGCAACATCCTTCCATCTGGGGCCCGGAGATTTACAAAAAAAACCTTTTTTCTGTCGAGGCAGATAACGGCAACACTACTCCACAAGAAGGGATATACCGGAAGTCGCTTCTTTATCGCACGAAGGTGGAATATTCCGACTGGACCATAAACCACTTCCTAGGATGCATGCATGGATGCCGTTTCCCCTGCTACGCCTTCATGATGGCCAGGAGATTCGGATGGGTGCGTTCTTATGAGGATTGGATACGCCCCAGGCTGGTTCTCAATGCTATGGATCTGCTCTATCGGGAATGGCTCAAGTATGGGCGCGAGATAGAGTGCGTACATCTCTCCTTCATGACCGATCCTTTCATGTTCGACCACCGTGAAGGAAAACTCGCCCAAACCTTTGTGGATATGACCCTCAAAATCATCCGGTTTTTGAACGAAAAAGGGATCAGAGTTACTACTCTTACCAAAGGGTATTACCCAGAGGAAGTTAGGGATCTCTCCAAAGACAATGAATATGGAATTACTTTGATTTCTCTTAATTCGAAATTTAAAGAAAACTTTGAGCCTTATTCCGCTCCATACAAGATGCGCATCGAGTCACTGAAAAAACTGGCCAGGGCGGGCTTTAAAACCTGGGTCTCGATCGAGCCCTACCCCACTCCAAATATTGATCCTGAAAGTTCACAGATAGAAAAGTTGCTTCAACAAATTGATTTTGTGGACCGGATAATTTTCGGAAAGCTAAACTATAACGTGAGCTCAAATGCCTATCACAAATATGAAGAATTTTATCGAAAAATGAGCGAAAGAGTGATCGAATTTTGTGAAAAACAGGGAATTAAATACCACATAAAGACCGGTACCCCTACCCCTTAG
- the leuC gene encoding 3-isopropylmalate dehydratase large subunit, which translates to MKRPMTMAEKILADRAGLEAVEPGELVEVPVDLTLANDITAPLAIKIFDETGINRVFDPERIVLVMDHFTPNKDIKSAEQVRMCREFARRFGIRHYYEGGACGIEHALLPELGLVVPGDVVIGADSHTCTYGALGAFATGVGSTDLAATWITGKTWFKVPETIRFVYRGRLKPWVSGKDLILHTIGDIGVDGALYMAMEFTGEVVRRLSLSERLTMANMAIEAGGKVGLIEPDRKTLNYVRRRSRRTPRVYRSDRRARYREVREYDCSRIELQVAFPHLPSNVKPITDIPEIPIDQVVIGSCTNGRLEDLAVAARILRGRKVNPNVRTIIIPATPGIYREALRRGYIRTFLEAGAIVSPPTCGPCLGGHMGILARGERAVATTNRNFVGRMGHPESEVYLAGPAVAAASAVLGRIGSPEELGLKEG; encoded by the coding sequence ATGAAAAGACCCATGACCATGGCGGAAAAGATTCTGGCTGATCGAGCCGGACTCGAGGCGGTGGAGCCCGGGGAACTGGTGGAGGTCCCGGTGGATCTCACGCTGGCCAACGACATCACCGCACCGCTCGCCATCAAAATCTTTGACGAAACCGGAATAAACCGGGTCTTCGACCCGGAGCGTATCGTCCTGGTTATGGACCATTTTACCCCGAACAAGGACATCAAGAGTGCCGAACAGGTGCGCATGTGTCGGGAATTCGCCCGGCGTTTCGGAATCCGGCACTATTACGAGGGGGGAGCCTGCGGCATAGAACACGCCCTCCTCCCGGAACTGGGGTTGGTGGTCCCGGGCGATGTAGTGATCGGGGCCGATAGCCACACCTGCACCTACGGGGCCCTGGGGGCCTTTGCCACCGGAGTGGGCTCCACGGATCTGGCCGCCACCTGGATCACGGGAAAGACCTGGTTCAAGGTCCCGGAGACCATTCGTTTCGTTTATCGGGGGCGGCTCAAACCCTGGGTCAGTGGTAAAGATCTAATTCTCCACACCATAGGCGACATCGGGGTGGACGGGGCCCTCTACATGGCCATGGAATTTACGGGGGAGGTTGTGCGCAGACTCTCCCTTTCCGAACGCCTCACCATGGCCAACATGGCCATCGAGGCCGGGGGCAAGGTGGGACTGATCGAGCCCGACCGCAAGACCCTCAATTATGTAAGGAGGCGCAGCCGGAGGACACCGCGCGTGTACCGGAGTGATCGCAGGGCCCGCTATCGGGAGGTTCGGGAATACGACTGTTCCCGCATTGAGCTACAGGTGGCCTTTCCGCATTTGCCTTCCAATGTAAAACCGATCACCGACATCCCGGAAATCCCCATTGATCAGGTGGTGATCGGATCCTGCACCAACGGGCGTTTGGAAGACCTGGCCGTGGCCGCAAGGATCCTTCGGGGACGGAAGGTAAACCCCAATGTACGGACCATCATCATTCCGGCCACCCCGGGGATCTATCGCGAAGCCCTTCGCCGGGGCTACATAAGAACCTTCCTCGAGGCCGGGGCCATCGTGTCTCCGCCCACCTGCGGTCCGTGTCTGGGAGGGCACATGGGGATTCTGGCCAGGGGGGAGCGGGCCGTAGCCACCACCAACCGGAACTTCGTGGGGCGCATGGGACATCCGGAAAGTGAGGTTTATCTCGCCGGGCCGGCGGTGGCCGCGGCCTCGGCGGTTCTGGGACGGATAGGAAGCCCCGAAGAGCTGGGCCTTAAGGAGGGGTAA
- a CDS encoding site-specific integrase — translation MATLSRHPYKRRFRVRYKITYPDGRKVERSRLCHTKKEARALLARAEMLEEMTRFANYTPEEVKQWQGAGLLSRPDLQALMSVFDTGLPGYTLKEAVSDYLAESKHLSRGERQARGIRSRNILRILGLSTPLASLKPSDAEILKRVLLEKGYSPNTVNKHLRDLKRIAERAVSLGLLPSNPFSAVKPLKNHKPFQPRVLSPQEVEMVLAEARKSRLLYGWMYLIFLFAFGCGLRRSEILSLQWEWIDWERRLVFVKKTKTGKPRFVGLGERLYRELVRLKEKLLERGEIPKGRILPPIHHDSITSAAARVFRRCGLSGVRFHDARHTYATHLQILAGASPVEAMARTGHSSVDMLLHYSHPANPTIFEDALPYMREGK, via the coding sequence ATGGCCACCCTCTCCCGCCACCCCTATAAGCGTCGCTTCCGGGTCCGGTATAAGATCACCTACCCCGACGGAAGAAAGGTTGAACGCTCCCGTCTCTGCCACACCAAAAAGGAAGCCAGAGCCCTTCTTGCCAGAGCCGAAATGCTCGAGGAAATGACCAGATTTGCGAACTACACCCCCGAAGAAGTGAAACAGTGGCAGGGCGCGGGGCTTCTCTCAAGACCGGATCTCCAGGCCCTTATGTCCGTGTTCGATACCGGGCTTCCGGGCTACACCCTGAAGGAGGCCGTCTCGGATTACCTCGCCGAAAGCAAACATCTATCCCGGGGAGAACGTCAGGCCAGGGGAATAAGATCCCGCAACATTCTCCGTATCCTGGGGCTCTCTACACCCCTTGCCTCCCTAAAACCCTCAGACGCCGAAATCCTTAAAAGAGTTCTTCTCGAGAAAGGCTACTCCCCGAATACCGTAAACAAACACCTGAGAGATCTCAAAAGGATCGCAGAAAGAGCCGTATCCCTCGGTCTCCTTCCGAGCAATCCCTTCTCCGCCGTCAAACCGTTGAAAAACCACAAACCCTTCCAGCCCCGGGTGCTCTCCCCTCAGGAGGTGGAAATGGTCCTCGCCGAAGCCAGGAAATCCAGACTCCTTTACGGATGGATGTATCTGATCTTTCTTTTTGCCTTCGGATGCGGACTGAGAAGGTCGGAAATACTTTCCCTCCAGTGGGAATGGATCGACTGGGAAAGACGACTTGTCTTCGTAAAGAAAACCAAAACAGGTAAACCCAGGTTCGTGGGCCTGGGGGAAAGACTCTATCGTGAACTCGTGAGACTGAAGGAAAAATTGCTCGAAAGAGGTGAAATCCCGAAGGGAAGAATACTTCCTCCCATCCACCACGACTCCATAACCTCGGCCGCCGCAAGAGTATTCCGCAGGTGCGGACTTTCGGGCGTCCGCTTCCACGACGCCAGACACACCTACGCCACACATCTCCAGATCCTGGCGGGAGCCTCTCCGGTCGAGGCCATGGCACGCACCGGCCATTCCTCCGTGGACATGCTGCTACACTACAGCCATCCCGCAAATCCCACCATCTTCGAGGACGCCCTGCCGTATATGAGGGAGGGGAAGTAA
- a CDS encoding helix-turn-helix domain-containing protein: MLVARLEEIEGRVGPGGKVYLTLEEAEKLTSIPAETLKKKIYAQELPAYKPGKQLLVRWSDLRAFIERHPVNRNAFTEPERTLTGRRASRGRPPVRYYPK; this comes from the coding sequence ATGCTGGTCGCCAGGCTTGAGGAAATCGAGGGCCGGGTCGGCCCGGGAGGAAAAGTGTATCTCACGCTTGAGGAGGCGGAGAAGCTCACCTCCATCCCGGCGGAGACCCTGAAAAAGAAGATATACGCGCAGGAGCTTCCTGCCTACAAACCGGGAAAACAGCTTCTCGTAAGGTGGTCGGACTTAAGAGCCTTCATCGAGAGGCATCCGGTGAACCGGAATGCTTTTACCGAACCGGAGAGGACGCTAACCGGAAGGAGAGCTTCACGGGGGAGGCCTCCCGTCAGGTATTATCCGAAGTGA
- a CDS encoding DUF434 domain-containing protein, producing the protein MERLIRAARDFAWLLDRGYPERAALKLVGDRYDLNTGERELVLRGTVPREVARCRREKRVRPGELVGASVAVDGYNVLATLAHALRRRPLVLARDGFVRDAERAGPRLCLSPELPRLEALLLGFLRRYRPAFLGFYLDAPVSGSGELAARLRRSLLEPLGIPGEVLALRDAETRVLEAAVVCTADGALVDRARRVFDLAGHLIVRTLRHPLLRPFP; encoded by the coding sequence GTGGAAAGGCTGATACGAGCCGCGCGGGACTTCGCCTGGTTGCTGGATCGAGGCTATCCGGAGCGGGCGGCCTTAAAACTGGTAGGCGATCGTTATGATCTCAACACCGGGGAAAGGGAGCTCGTCCTGCGAGGTACGGTGCCCCGCGAGGTGGCCCGCTGCAGACGGGAAAAACGGGTGCGTCCCGGTGAGCTCGTCGGGGCTTCCGTGGCCGTGGACGGCTACAATGTACTCGCCACCCTGGCGCACGCCCTGCGGAGACGCCCCCTGGTGCTGGCCCGGGATGGTTTCGTGCGGGACGCAGAGAGAGCCGGCCCCCGTCTTTGCCTGAGCCCGGAACTCCCCCGCCTGGAAGCCCTGCTTCTGGGATTTCTTCGCCGTTATAGACCGGCCTTTTTGGGCTTTTACCTGGACGCCCCCGTCTCCGGTTCCGGGGAACTGGCAGCAAGGCTCCGTCGCAGTCTCCTGGAACCCCTGGGGATCCCCGGAGAGGTGCTGGCCCTCCGGGATGCGGAAACCAGGGTGCTTGAGGCCGCGGTGGTCTGTACCGCCGACGGGGCCCTGGTGGACCGGGCCCGGCGGGTGTTTGATCTTGCCGGCCACCTCATCGTGCGAACCCTCCGGCACCCGCTGCTGCGTCCGTTCCCGTGA
- a CDS encoding DEAD/DEAH box helicase — MDAFQLCKSLISDYSEYVSGFLNIRDERLRDYVDRFLSRGSLWPEARVQLNPAYEKGATVEDLVREGLLHPDCAQILRTKEGKPFHLYRHQEEAIIKAAKGESYVLTTGTGSGKSLCFFIPIVDYVLKNDPQDKRVRAIIVYPMNALINSQLEGFKNLLSNLPECPVTVARYTGQEDAQTRERLQKNPPHILLTNYVMLELMLARHHEQVFVDQNYARIKFLVFDELHTYTGRQGADVALLIRRLAERTGNQDLILIGTSATLATEGDRFHRKEVVAQVASNFFGRRIPPENVIDETLKRVTCGHFSKESLREALASPPPSEDISLDEFLRHPVAAWIEDTFGLTEKDGYLMRREPITLSEGAKKLAEETGVSEGTAVKYLQHMFNLGSRLKLPDGTTVFPFKLHQFVAQGENILATLEKPSTRFFTAEIKNFAPDVEGLKRPLFPLVFCRECGQEYYQVVWDTQENQFLPLEETLEEEAEEIQAGYLVIEEEPDTVWNEASLEELPDTWKTPKGRISKKYEDHVPRRVWVTPDGKISFEETEDSAPGWFVRYPFLFCLNCGIVYTRKEREFKKLARFSSEGRSTATTLLSVSTIVHLRKQGISQEACKLLSFTDNRQDASLQAGHFNDFVQVALIRSGVYRALEEARELTHENIAFAVYEALNLPQEMYAKEPAEPGTPGFERKRKAFIRLLEYRILEDLRRGWRVVQPNLEQVGLLKIEYHGLREICHKDSLFQAHPLLAKATPEKRFFVVKNFLDFMRQALAIDAHVLTPEAQESLLREVRQEIKEPWNFADDEILRRASWFVIDPYHERRENEWSLSARSKLGRFLRSPETWDGLLTKPLSEEEYQEEFLPAFVDLLIGCGFVRKRPDGKAIQVQVGSIVWQKGTGEIPVPDPIRSKWLKGADIDKLLRRAHPFFVRLYKELASEFKNLQAAEHTGQIGKEVREKREKLFRKGEVPVLYCSPTMELGIDIADLNVVHMRNVPPSPANYAQRSGRAGRGGQPAVVITYCAAKSPHDQYFFHRPVKMIAGAVTPPRFDLSNEDMLREHLHAIWLAKTGLNLGHSIREILDLEFSGYPLHEDIKKTISDPRYIEAAFEEAKRLIEREKRLNNEEEKFFPDEKWIKETLERAPELFDKAFDRWRTLYHLAEEQIRKAQDEILKLLMIKGNRKEMQERRQKAERMQREALRQIELLLNQAENTESDFYPYRYLACEGFLPGYNFPRLPIRAYLSVGEQGEFITRPRFLAIREFAPFNLIYHEGQIFMVDRVQMPLSQIHSRLKSVRLCKQCGYIHEIQEIDCCENCGVSLNAETSITTDSLFDLPDVVAIKCRRITCDEEERVRLGYKIDTFFRYSVGKSGIRKRGYKVMVGREELFRATFGPSATLWLVNQGWLQSKTPRGFLLDFESGKWLKDSKESDLSPERVKRVLPFTKDTKNILLIQPIAPEHREDAILASFQAAMLSAIETYFQLAEGEISATRLGEGEQKGILFWEASEGSLGVLRRLVDEPDIFRKLAHLALEICHFSPEGDDLEPKDSEERCTRACYRCLLSYQNQPDHLILDRFLVRDLLLKLREADLVAQDFSSREEQYHFLLKQIDPRSSLEKRFLEYLYKTGRKLPDEAQKLIIDENLGLKACPDFYYRAGNVCIFCDGSVHDEKRIQERDYEQRKLLEEAGYLVISIKYDEDLEDQINRYPNVFGALAQT; from the coding sequence TTCTTACTACCGGAACGGGTTCAGGAAAGAGCCTTTGTTTTTTTATTCCTATTGTGGATTATGTCCTGAAAAACGACCCTCAAGACAAAAGGGTGAGGGCCATCATTGTTTATCCGATGAACGCCCTAATCAATTCTCAGCTTGAAGGCTTTAAAAACCTTCTTTCAAATCTACCCGAATGCCCTGTAACCGTAGCCCGCTATACCGGCCAGGAAGATGCTCAAACCAGAGAACGCCTTCAAAAAAATCCACCCCACATTTTGCTTACCAATTATGTCATGCTGGAACTCATGCTTGCTCGGCATCACGAGCAAGTTTTTGTGGATCAGAATTATGCTCGCATTAAATTTTTGGTATTTGACGAACTTCATACCTATACCGGGCGCCAGGGAGCAGATGTCGCCTTATTGATTCGCCGATTGGCGGAAAGAACCGGAAATCAAGATCTAATTTTAATAGGTACAAGCGCCACCCTGGCCACAGAAGGAGACCGTTTCCATCGCAAAGAAGTAGTGGCCCAGGTAGCCTCAAATTTCTTCGGAAGAAGGATACCGCCAGAAAATGTAATTGATGAAACTCTGAAAAGAGTCACCTGTGGCCATTTTTCGAAAGAGAGTCTAAGAGAAGCTCTGGCTTCTCCGCCTCCTTCGGAAGATATTTCTCTGGACGAGTTTTTGAGGCATCCGGTTGCGGCTTGGATTGAGGATACTTTTGGTCTTACGGAAAAAGACGGATATTTAATGCGCAGAGAGCCCATTACCCTTTCCGAAGGCGCGAAAAAGCTGGCCGAAGAAACCGGTGTATCTGAAGGAACGGCCGTTAAGTACCTTCAGCACATGTTTAATCTCGGGAGTCGCTTAAAACTTCCCGATGGCACCACAGTTTTCCCTTTCAAACTTCACCAATTTGTGGCGCAGGGTGAAAACATTTTGGCTACCTTAGAAAAGCCTTCAACTAGATTTTTTACCGCCGAGATCAAAAATTTTGCTCCCGATGTGGAAGGTCTTAAGCGCCCTCTTTTTCCACTGGTTTTTTGCCGAGAGTGCGGACAGGAATATTACCAAGTGGTTTGGGATACTCAAGAAAACCAGTTTTTACCTCTGGAAGAAACCCTGGAAGAAGAAGCTGAGGAGATTCAAGCCGGTTATTTGGTTATCGAAGAGGAACCGGACACCGTCTGGAACGAAGCTTCCCTTGAGGAACTACCGGATACCTGGAAAACGCCAAAAGGAAGAATTAGTAAAAAGTACGAAGATCATGTCCCCCGGAGGGTATGGGTTACTCCCGATGGGAAAATTTCCTTTGAAGAGACCGAAGATTCCGCTCCTGGTTGGTTTGTGAGATATCCTTTTCTTTTTTGTCTCAATTGTGGAATAGTTTATACCCGCAAGGAAAGAGAATTTAAAAAGTTGGCCCGTTTTTCTTCCGAAGGGAGGAGTACAGCCACCACACTTCTCAGCGTCTCAACTATAGTCCATCTACGCAAGCAGGGAATTTCACAAGAGGCTTGTAAACTTCTTTCTTTTACTGACAATCGGCAAGATGCCTCTCTTCAGGCGGGACATTTTAATGATTTTGTTCAAGTGGCTCTGATAAGGTCTGGCGTTTACCGTGCCCTAGAAGAAGCGCGAGAGCTCACTCACGAGAACATAGCCTTTGCTGTATATGAAGCCCTCAATCTACCCCAGGAGATGTACGCCAAAGAACCGGCAGAACCAGGAACTCCGGGATTTGAGCGCAAACGGAAGGCCTTTATCCGGTTGCTTGAATATCGGATTTTAGAGGACCTGAGGCGAGGGTGGCGGGTAGTTCAGCCCAATCTTGAGCAGGTCGGTTTGCTGAAAATAGAGTATCACGGCCTGAGAGAAATTTGCCATAAAGACAGTCTCTTTCAGGCTCATCCACTTTTGGCTAAGGCTACCCCTGAGAAGCGCTTCTTTGTGGTGAAGAACTTTCTGGACTTTATGCGGCAGGCCCTAGCCATAGATGCTCATGTTCTTACTCCCGAAGCCCAGGAAAGCCTTCTTAGGGAGGTGCGCCAAGAAATCAAAGAGCCTTGGAATTTTGCTGACGATGAGATTTTACGGAGAGCTTCGTGGTTTGTGATTGATCCCTATCATGAGAGAAGAGAAAACGAATGGAGCCTTTCGGCAAGAAGCAAGCTAGGAAGATTCCTAAGATCACCTGAAACCTGGGACGGACTTTTAACCAAACCGCTTTCGGAAGAGGAGTATCAGGAGGAGTTTTTACCGGCGTTCGTAGATCTTCTTATTGGCTGTGGATTCGTAAGGAAGAGACCGGACGGAAAAGCCATTCAGGTTCAGGTGGGATCAATCGTCTGGCAAAAAGGCACGGGAGAAATTCCGGTCCCGGATCCGATTCGTTCTAAATGGCTCAAAGGGGCCGACATCGACAAACTTCTACGCCGAGCCCATCCCTTCTTTGTGAGACTTTATAAAGAACTTGCTTCAGAATTTAAAAACCTTCAGGCTGCCGAACATACTGGACAGATTGGCAAGGAAGTTCGTGAAAAAAGAGAGAAGCTTTTCAGGAAAGGGGAGGTTCCGGTACTTTATTGTTCCCCTACCATGGAGCTTGGGATTGATATTGCGGATTTAAATGTGGTTCACATGCGAAATGTTCCGCCCTCTCCGGCCAATTATGCCCAGCGAAGCGGACGAGCAGGAAGAGGGGGACAGCCTGCGGTAGTCATTACTTATTGTGCAGCTAAAAGTCCGCATGACCAGTACTTCTTCCATCGTCCAGTAAAGATGATTGCCGGAGCAGTGACGCCACCACGGTTTGATCTTTCAAATGAAGACATGCTTAGAGAACATCTACATGCTATTTGGCTGGCAAAGACTGGACTCAATTTGGGGCATAGTATACGTGAGATACTAGATTTAGAGTTTTCAGGATATCCCCTGCATGAAGACATCAAAAAGACCATTTCTGATCCTCGCTACATTGAAGCTGCTTTTGAGGAAGCTAAAAGACTGATTGAAAGAGAAAAAAGACTAAATAATGAAGAAGAAAAATTCTTCCCCGATGAAAAGTGGATTAAAGAGACTTTGGAAAGGGCTCCCGAATTATTTGATAAGGCCTTTGATAGGTGGCGAACTCTTTACCATCTTGCTGAAGAGCAGATACGAAAAGCTCAAGATGAGATCTTAAAGCTACTTATGATTAAAGGGAATCGCAAAGAAATGCAGGAAAGGCGCCAAAAAGCAGAGAGGATGCAAAGGGAGGCTTTAAGACAGATAGAGCTCCTTCTTAATCAAGCTGAAAATACCGAATCAGATTTTTATCCTTATCGTTATCTCGCCTGTGAAGGATTTTTGCCGGGTTACAATTTTCCGAGGCTACCCATAAGAGCCTATCTTTCTGTGGGGGAACAGGGAGAATTCATCACAAGACCAAGATTTTTGGCTATTCGGGAGTTTGCCCCTTTCAATCTGATCTATCATGAGGGACAGATATTTATGGTTGATAGAGTCCAGATGCCGTTAAGCCAAATTCATTCACGCCTTAAAAGTGTGAGACTATGTAAACAATGTGGGTATATTCATGAAATTCAGGAAATTGATTGTTGTGAAAATTGTGGTGTCTCTTTAAATGCTGAAACCTCAATAACTACTGACAGCCTGTTCGATCTTCCAGATGTTGTGGCTATCAAATGCCGTAGAATCACCTGTGATGAGGAAGAGCGGGTAAGACTTGGTTATAAAATAGATACCTTTTTCCGTTATTCAGTCGGTAAATCGGGGATTCGAAAAAGAGGCTATAAAGTAATGGTTGGCCGAGAAGAACTTTTTCGAGCTACCTTCGGGCCTTCGGCTACTCTTTGGCTCGTCAATCAAGGATGGCTCCAAAGTAAAACTCCCCGGGGATTTTTGTTGGACTTCGAGAGCGGGAAATGGCTTAAAGATTCAAAGGAAAGTGATCTTTCCCCTGAAAGGGTCAAACGTGTTTTACCTTTTACAAAAGATACCAAAAACATTCTACTAATTCAGCCTATCGCACCTGAACATAGAGAAGACGCCATTCTGGCTTCCTTTCAGGCGGCCATGCTCTCTGCTATAGAAACATATTTTCAACTTGCGGAGGGTGAAATTTCAGCGACTAGACTGGGAGAAGGAGAACAAAAGGGCATTCTTTTCTGGGAAGCCAGTGAAGGAAGCCTTGGAGTGTTAAGAAGACTTGTAGATGAACCCGACATTTTCCGTAAGTTAGCCCACTTAGCTTTGGAAATTTGCCATTTTTCTCCTGAAGGAGATGATCTGGAACCAAAAGATTCTGAAGAACGTTGTACCAGAGCGTGCTATCGGTGTCTTCTTTCTTATCAGAATCAGCCGGATCATTTGATTTTAGACAGGTTTTTGGTTAGGGATTTGCTCTTGAAACTTAGAGAAGCGGATTTGGTAGCCCAAGATTTTTCTAGTAGAGAAGAACAATACCACTTTCTTTTAAAGCAAATTGATCCTCGTTCTTCCTTGGAGAAACGCTTTTTAGAGTATTTGTACAAAACCGGTAGGAAGCTTCCCGATGAAGCTCAGAAATTAATTATAGATGAAAATTTAGGTCTTAAAGCCTGTCCTGATTTTTATTACAGAGCTGGCAATGTATGTATTTTCTGTGATGGCTCAGTTCATGACGAAAAGAGAATTCAGGAAAGGGATTATGAACAGCGAAAATTGTTAGAAGAAGCTGGATACCTGGTGATTTCTATAAAGTATGATGAGGATCTGGAAGACCAGATAAACCGGTATCCTAATGTATTTGGTGCATTAGCTCAGACTTAA
- the leuD gene encoding 3-isopropylmalate dehydratase small subunit produces MTRIKGRAFKFGDNVDTDVIIPARYLNTTDPEELARHCMEDADPDFVKKVRPGDLIVAGRNFGCGSSREHAPVAIKAAGISCVIAESFARIFYRNAFNTGLLILESPEASRDIDEGDEVEVDAEAGEIRNLTKDRVYRVKPLPPFMRELLRDGGLIPHLVKRYKTARLEDE; encoded by the coding sequence ATGACGCGGATAAAGGGGCGCGCTTTCAAGTTCGGGGACAATGTGGACACCGATGTGATCATCCCGGCCCGGTATCTCAACACCACCGATCCGGAGGAACTGGCCCGACACTGCATGGAGGACGCTGACCCGGACTTCGTGAAAAAGGTCCGGCCCGGGGACCTCATCGTGGCCGGAAGGAACTTCGGCTGCGGGTCCTCCCGGGAACACGCCCCGGTGGCCATAAAGGCGGCGGGAATCTCCTGCGTGATCGCGGAAAGTTTCGCCCGCATCTTCTACCGCAACGCCTTTAACACCGGACTTCTCATTCTGGAAAGTCCCGAGGCCAGTCGGGACATAGACGAGGGCGACGAGGTGGAGGTGGACGCCGAAGCCGGGGAGATTCGGAACCTGACCAAGGATCGGGTTTACCGGGTGAAACCCCTTCCGCCCTTCATGCGGGAGTTGCTGCGCGACGGGGGGCTCATTCCCCACCTGGTCAAAAGGTATAAAACCGCCCGACTCGAGGACGAATAG